The following proteins come from a genomic window of Spirochaetaceae bacterium:
- a CDS encoding NAD-dependent epimerase/dehydratase family protein: MHKTVAVTGGGGYIAGFIIDEFLNNDYHVRVSLRDLAKLKALKEQLKNFISPDKLEYLSAFKADLTTKDGWTEGFTGTDGVIHVASPLGSGKESAAQLRAVAEGGTLNILQNAVTAGVKRVVMTSSLAACTPKTNVGKVILDESFWSDENNPQLDPYRLSKLAAERAAWKFSKENNLPLTTILPGAVFGPIMSAGNTSSVALLLRLINGNLPKAINIPLEVSDVRDLAVLHRLALESEAAINQRFLAASQTITMPQVAQLYRTHYPHCKAPAKVFSNFTVRFLANFVPALRALTPMLNRSYTHSCQKAEELLKWRQHTPQQTMLAAAASFEQLGLIK; the protein is encoded by the coding sequence ATGCACAAAACAGTAGCCGTTACCGGCGGCGGCGGATATATCGCCGGTTTTATTATAGACGAATTTCTTAACAACGATTATCACGTAAGGGTAAGCCTGCGCGATCTAGCTAAATTAAAGGCTTTAAAAGAGCAGCTTAAAAATTTTATCAGCCCCGATAAGTTAGAATATCTTTCGGCTTTTAAGGCCGATTTAACCACCAAAGATGGCTGGACAGAAGGTTTTACAGGAACAGATGGGGTTATCCATGTGGCCTCGCCTTTAGGCTCGGGCAAAGAAAGTGCGGCTCAACTACGGGCGGTAGCCGAAGGCGGTACTCTTAATATTTTACAAAATGCTGTAACGGCAGGGGTTAAACGAGTGGTCATGACTTCTTCGTTGGCGGCTTGTACTCCTAAAACCAACGTTGGTAAAGTAATATTAGATGAAAGTTTTTGGAGCGATGAAAATAACCCCCAGCTAGACCCTTACCGCCTTTCTAAATTGGCGGCCGAACGAGCTGCATGGAAATTTTCTAAAGAAAACAATTTGCCATTAACTACTATCTTACCCGGCGCCGTTTTTGGCCCTATTATGAGTGCGGGTAATACAAGCAGTGTAGCTTTGTTACTTAGGTTAATTAATGGGAATTTACCAAAAGCTATTAATATCCCTTTAGAGGTAAGTGATGTGCGCGATTTAGCCGTTTTGCACCGTTTAGCTTTAGAAAGCGAAGCCGCCATTAACCAGCGTTTTTTAGCGGCCAGCCAAACCATTACTATGCCGCAGGTGGCTCAGCTTTACCGCACTCATTACCCGCACTGTAAAGCCCCCGCAAAAGTTTTTTCTAACTTTACCGTGCGGTTTTTGGCCAACTTTGTCCCGGCCTTAAGAGCCTTAACGCCTATGCTTAACCGCAGCTACACGCATAGCTGCCAAAAAGCCGAAGAACTCTTAAAGTGGCGGCAACACACCCCGCAGCAAACCATGCTCGCTGCCGCCGCCTCTTTTGAGCAACTGGGATTAATAAAGTAG
- the fabZ gene encoding 3-hydroxyacyl-ACP dehydratase FabZ, translating to MTDIINLIPHRQPFLFVDRLISVNEKEIVGEKLFSADEPFFAGHFPQYPVVPGVILVEALAQCGGAGVREAGLIKDDDLFFLASVEKAKFRRQVRPGELARFEVTNLRAGGPMLKQEGKVFIGDELACEASWLCLVGKAQS from the coding sequence ATGACCGATATTATTAATCTTATCCCCCATCGCCAACCCTTTTTATTTGTAGACCGTTTAATTAGTGTAAACGAAAAAGAGATAGTAGGCGAAAAACTTTTTAGCGCCGATGAGCCTTTTTTTGCCGGCCACTTTCCGCAGTACCCGGTGGTACCCGGCGTCATTTTGGTAGAGGCCCTAGCCCAATGCGGCGGGGCCGGTGTACGTGAGGCAGGCTTAATTAAAGACGACGATTTATTTTTTTTAGCCAGTGTCGAAAAAGCTAAATTTAGGCGGCAAGTAAGGCCCGGTGAATTGGCCCGCTTTGAAGTTACCAACTTACGTGCCGGCGGCCCGATGTTAAAACAAGAGGGCAAAGTTTTTATTGGAGACGAGCTGGCCTGCGAGGCTAGTTGGTTATGTTTAGTGGGTAAAGCTCAAAGCTAA
- a CDS encoding type II toxin-antitoxin system RelE/ParE family toxin — protein sequence MKEVLRTKAYIKWFDKLKDDTAKKYIRSRTVSLQQGYAGNSKFIVDSNGIYELRIHYAKGYRLYYKEIKGQIILLLLGGVKDSQAEDIKRAKKLANNYKEV from the coding sequence GTGAAAGAAGTATTACGCACTAAAGCTTATATTAAGTGGTTTGATAAACTTAAAGATGATACAGCTAAAAAATACATAAGAAGCCGTACAGTTAGTTTGCAACAAGGTTACGCTGGTAATAGTAAGTTTATTGTTGATAGTAATGGTATTTATGAGCTTCGTATCCATTATGCTAAAGGCTATAGATTATATTACAAAGAAATTAAAGGCCAGATAATTTTATTACTTTTAGGTGGAGTTAAGGATAGCCAAGCCGAAGATATTAAACGGGCCAAGAAGTTAGCTAATAACTATAAAGAGGTGTAA
- a CDS encoding AbgT family transporter, with protein MNKLAKKGLGMRMLDNIERVGNKLPHPATLFAILTLAVILISTLLWALGVSVSFTQIVAGEATERTVAVMGLLSPDGIRYMVTSFVSNFVLFPPLGMVLIAMVGVTIAEGSGLIDASLRNIVLKAPKRLITVIVVFAGIMSSIAADVGYVVLIPLGAVIFAASGRHPLAGLAAAFAGVSAAFCASLLITPLDALLGGITQAAAQIMIPDYIVTPAANLFFNMVSTVFLTILATIITEKIVEPRLPKWEGGNNETIEQLTPLQKKGLRNATISIILFAVLMALTIVPSWGILRNPTTGGILISPFFTGLITIMMLFFMIPGIVYGRTVGTIKNDKDVIGLMGKSFADMSSYLVLVFFSAQFIAYFTQSNLGTLIAVGGGNFLQAMGIGGVPLIIAFLLIVTVVNLFIGSASAKWALLAPVFVPMFMVVGWSPEFVQALYRVADSSTTIITPLLSYFALILTFMQKYDPKAGIGSLTALMMPYAVLFLFFWGLLAIVWYLTGVPVGPGAPIFLLR; from the coding sequence GTGAACAAATTAGCTAAAAAAGGCTTAGGTATGCGTATGCTCGATAACATCGAGCGGGTAGGTAACAAATTACCGCACCCGGCTACACTCTTTGCCATTTTAACCTTAGCGGTTATTTTAATTTCTACTTTATTGTGGGCTCTTGGGGTTAGCGTTAGCTTTACCCAAATTGTGGCCGGCGAAGCTACCGAACGTACCGTAGCGGTGATGGGCTTGCTTTCTCCCGATGGTATTAGGTATATGGTTACCAGCTTTGTCAGTAACTTTGTGCTCTTCCCGCCGCTGGGTATGGTGCTTATTGCTATGGTGGGTGTTACCATCGCCGAAGGCAGCGGTTTAATTGATGCCAGCTTGCGTAACATTGTGCTTAAAGCTCCAAAACGTTTAATTACCGTGATTGTGGTTTTTGCCGGTATTATGAGCAGCATTGCTGCCGACGTAGGTTATGTTGTACTTATTCCTTTAGGTGCCGTTATTTTTGCCGCCAGCGGCCGTCACCCGCTAGCGGGCTTAGCCGCTGCTTTTGCCGGTGTTAGCGCCGCTTTTTGCGCCAGCTTGCTTATTACTCCGCTTGACGCCCTGCTGGGCGGTATTACTCAAGCCGCCGCTCAAATTATGATACCCGATTATATCGTAACGCCCGCCGCTAACTTATTTTTTAATATGGTTAGTACCGTCTTTTTAACGATACTGGCTACTATTATTACCGAAAAGATTGTTGAGCCCCGTTTGCCCAAGTGGGAGGGCGGTAATAACGAAACCATCGAGCAGCTAACCCCGCTGCAAAAGAAAGGGCTGCGTAACGCTACCATCAGTATTATTCTTTTTGCCGTACTTATGGCCTTAACTATTGTGCCTAGCTGGGGTATTTTACGTAACCCTACTACGGGCGGCATTTTAATATCGCCCTTTTTTACCGGCCTTATTACCATTATGATGTTGTTTTTTATGATACCCGGTATTGTTTATGGCCGTACCGTAGGTACAATTAAGAACGATAAAGATGTTATTGGTTTAATGGGTAAAAGCTTTGCCGATATGAGCAGTTATTTAGTTTTAGTATTTTTCTCGGCTCAATTTATTGCTTACTTTACACAATCTAACTTAGGCACCTTAATTGCCGTTGGCGGCGGTAACTTTTTACAGGCAATGGGTATTGGCGGCGTACCGCTGATTATTGCTTTTTTACTTATTGTTACCGTTGTTAACCTTTTTATTGGCTCGGCTTCGGCTAAATGGGCGCTTTTGGCCCCCGTTTTTGTACCGATGTTTATGGTGGTTGGTTGGTCGCCCGAATTTGTACAGGCACTTTACAGGGTAGCCGATAGCTCTACTACCATTATTACGCCTTTACTAAGTTACTTTGCTTTAATTTTAACTTTTATGCAAAAGTACGACCCTAAAGCCGGTATCGGTAGTTTAACGGCCCTAATGATGCCTTATGCCGTACTCTTCCTGTTCTTTTGGGGATTATTGGCTATTGTTTGGTATCTTACCGGTGTACCGGTTGGTCCCGGAGCTCCTATCTTTTTGCTTCGTTAA